The nucleotide window CGATGGGTCGCTGTCGCGGAACGCGAGCATCGCGGCTGCGACTGCGCCTTTCATGTCCGCCGCGCCACGACCGTAGAGGCGACCGTCTCGCTGCTCGACGACGTACTCGAGGTCATCCGCGGCCGTCTCAGACGTACCGACAACTTGCGACGCCGCGGGCTCGACGACGTCGTGGTGGCCGACGAGCGCCAGCGTCCGGTCGCCAGTTCCCTTCCGTGCGATCACGTTCCCGGCCACATCGCGGGTGACCTCGGCGTCGGTCTCACGTCGCAGCCACGTCTCGATGTGATCTCCCGCGGCCGTCTCGTCGTCGTGGCTCGGAATCGACACCAACTCGCGCGTCAACTCACGGACGGTCATGGCGACCACTACGACGCGGTGGGTGTTGTGTCCATCGAGCGATCGCCCTGCTTTGCGTGATGGCCTACTGGACTTGCTCGTACACCGGCCGGTCGTCCTCGTCCTCGTCGTCGCCTTCGGTCAGTCTCGAAACGGTCTCGCCGACGCTCTGGAGGCTGGCGGTCTGTTCTTCGCTGGCCGCGGCGACCGACTCCGTCGCGTCGGCGACCTGATTCGCCGTCTGCGAGATGTCTTCGACGGTCGTCGCCGCCGTCTCGACGTTGCGCGCCTGCTGGTCGGTCGCCGCCGCGATGTCTTCCATCTTCGATGCCGTCTGGTCGACCGCGTCGTGGATCTCCTCGAGCGAGTCCATCGTCTCGCGAACCCGGTCGGTGCCATCGTCGATTCGCTCGGCTGTCTCTTCGGTCGTTTCGACCGTCTTCATCGCGTCCCGGCGAACGCCTTCGACGGCGTCTTCGATCGCCGCGAGGTCGCGTTTGGTCTGCTCGGCGAACGACTCGACTTCGTTTGCGATCACACCCATCGTCCCCGCGTTCGCGCCCTCCGAGCGCGAGGCCTCGATTTTGGCGTTTTTCGCCAGCACGGTCGTCCGCTCGGCGACGTCGTCGAGTCGCTCGAGAACCGCGTCGATCTCTTCCGTTCTGCTCTCGAGGTCGTCGGCGGATTTGGTGACGTCTTCGGTCGCGTCCTCGATGGCCTCGAGTTCGTCCAAGGCGTCGTCGGCCGCTTCGACGCCGTCGGCGGTGAGCCGTTCGGCTCGTTCGCTCTCCGAGCGGACGTCGTCGGCGACGCTCGCGACCTCTTCGATCGCGGCGCTCAACTCGCCGAGTTCTGTCGCCGCCTGATTCGTGTTTCTCGCCTGTGCGTTCGTGTGGCTGCTGATCGTCTGAGCACGACCGGCGATCACTTCGCTCGCGTTGTGCAGTTCCTCGATCGGGCCTTGGACGTCCTCTTCGACTTCTCGCGCCAGTCGCTGGCGGCGCTCGATCGAGTCCTCGAGTCGCTTCGCGTAGGAGTCGACGTACGTGTCGGTCGCGATCTGCATGTCGAGGTTGATGATGCGCAACAGCGAGAGCACGTCCATCATCCCGTCGTCGACCGCGTCTCTGACTGTCGCCTCGAACGATTCCTCGAGGCCGTCATCGTCGTCGTCGCCACCGAAGCCGAGCGCACTGACGAAGCCGCCGATGCCACCGCCTTCGGATTCCTGCTCTTCGACCCACTCTTCGATCGCGTCGACGACCTGCCGCTGGGCGCGCTCGTTGAGCCGATCGAGCAACAGCGTGTAGTAGACGCCGTACTGACCCACGTAGTGTTTCAACGGCATGTCGAGGATCTCGTGGAGCTTGCCGACTCGAGCCCGGTTGGCGAAAAACGATTGGTCGTAGTCGCCCGTGGACAGCGAGACCATATACGCCCGCTGGGTCTGTTTCAGTGCCGGAACGTCCTTCGGCGAGCGGTTGATGACCGCTCTGGTCTGTTTGTACTGCAGAATCTTGTCGTAGAAGTCGTCTGCAATCTCGTCTTGGTTCTCGCGCAACAGCGTCTCGAGGTCCGCTAACCGCTGTTCGTCCTCCTCATCGAAGCCGACGAACTCCTTTCGCCACGCGATCTCGTCGTTGTCGAGCCCGATTCTGTCCACAAGCTCATCAACTGAAAGAAAATGGTTGAGTCCCCCTTGTCCGAACGTTTGTTCCGGATCCATTACCTCCACCTCTCCTGTGTAAGGTGTAATATCCAACGAATGTTCTCGCAGAATAGGAGTACTGCCGTGGGGCGATTGTTCGGGTTTTTCGCGTGGTGTCGCTCGCCGCCGTCACCCCTTGCGTACCGTGAGTCGCGTGCCTTTGCTGGTGGAACACCCTTATAGGCGTCCGTCGACCAAGTTACCGTATATGCACGTCGTGCCGGATACGAGCGTGGTCATCGATGGCCGCGTCTCGGCGACGATCGATGATGGGCAGTTCGAGGGAGCGACGATTTCGGTGCCGGAAGCCGTCGTCGCGGAACTCGAGGCGCAGGCGAACGACGGGATCGACAGTGGCTGGGACGGCTTAGAAGAGCTCCAGCGACTCGCCGCCCTCGCCGACGAGGGCGTGATCGCCCTCGAGTACATCGGCGAGCGTCCCGACGCGATCGAACGGGGCCACGCCGCAGAGGGCGAGATCGACGCGCTGATCCGCGATCTCGCCGAGGACCTCGAGGCGACGTTCCTGACGAGCGACGTCGTGCAGGCCGAAGTCGCGAAAGCGAAAGGCCTCGACGTCGAGCACGTCTCGCCGGAGGTCCGCAAAGTGGGCACGCTGACCGTCGAGAACTACTTCGACGACCAGACGATGAGCGTCCACCTCAAGACGGATACGGTTCCGATGGCCAAGCGGGGCGAACTCGGTGAGATGCGCTACGAGCAGATCGCCGACGAACCGCTCGACGAGGCGACGATGGACGAGTACGCCCGCGAGATCGTCGACGGCGCGAAGGAGTCTCCAGAGGGCTTCATCGAACTCTCCGAACCGGGCATGAAGATCGTCCAGTTCCGGGATTATCGGATTGCCATCGGCCGTCCGCCGTTTGCCGACGGGATCGAGATTACGGCCGTCCGACCGATTGCCCAGACCGACATCGAAGACTACGAGAAAGCCGACGAACTGAAAGAACGGCTGCTCGAGCGCCAGCGTGGCGTCCTCATCTCGGGGGCACCGGGGGCCGGGAAGTCGACGTTCGCACAGGCGGTCGCTCGCTACATCTCGGAGCACGATTATGCCGTCAAGACGATGGAGAAACCGCGGGACCTGCAGGTCGGCCCCGAGATCACCCAGTACACCGAACTGGGCGGCGAGATGGCGAAAACGGCGGACGCACTCCTGATGGTCCGTCCCGACTACACCATCTACGACGAGGTCCGCAAGACCGACGACTTCGAGGTCTTCGCGGACATGCGACTGGCCGGTGTCGGCATGATCGGCGTCGTCCACGCGACGCGCCCGATCGACGCCCTGCAGCGCCTCGTCGGCCGGGTCGAACTCGGGATGATTCCCCAAGTCGTCGACACCGTCGTCTACATCGAAGCCGGTGAGGTAAACACCGTCTACGACGTCAAGACGGAGGTCAAAGTCCCCGCCGGCCTGACCGAGGAGGACCTCGCTCGACCCGTGATCCAGGTGACGAACTTCGAGACGGGCGACCCCGAGTACGAGATCTACACGTTCAACCGCCAGGTCGTCACCGTCCCGCTCAAAGACGAAGAAGGTGGCCCCGGCAGCGAGTCCGGCGTCGATCGGATCGCCAAAAGCGAGATCGAACGGGAGATCCGCTCGATCGCCCGCGGCTACGTCGACGTCGAACTCAAGAGTCAGAACAAAGCCGTCGTCTACGTCGAAGAGGACGACATCTCGAGCGTGATCGGCAAGGGCGGCGGACGGATCACGGACGTCGAGAACCGGCTGGGGATCGATATCGACGTGCGGACCCACGACGAGAACCCCAACTACGGCGCTGGCGGCGGTGCCAGCGCAGGTGGCGGTGGCGGACAACGCGGCGGCGGCCAACCAGCAGGCCAGATGGTCACCCCCGAGATCACCTCGCGACACGTCGTCGTCCCCGTCGACGGCAACCACGGCGAAACCGTCGAAGTGCAAGCCGGCGGCGAGTATCTGTTCACCGCGACGGTCAGTCGCGGCGGCGAAATTCAGGTCTCTCGAGGAAGTGCAATCGCCGACGAGCTAGAGCAGGCGATCGATCGCAAAGAGCCGATTACGGTCGTCCCGTCTTGACATCCTCCCCGCCCTGAAGGGCGAGGATTCCCGCGTTGGGAAATTGTGGTTTACGACGTGACCTGTTCTTGAGGTGCGAACGCACCAGTTTCCTTGTCAAACAAGAACGTCGATGGCTGTGCCAACCAGCCGTTACTCCTATCACCGCCATCTGTGGCGAGACTCGGAGATACTTTCTGTCGAATATTCTCAGCGCCGTTCACATCAGCGTTCGCTACTGTACCGCACTCATCGCACACGTACAACCCGCGTTCAACACGGTTCGCCTTACGCTTGCGACCACAACACGAACACGACTTCGACGTATCACGTTCAGACACCTGCTCGACCGCGATTCCTTCCATCTCGGCCTTGTATTCAAGCAGGTCGGTGAAGCGGTCGAACGCCCACGAATGCAGGTCAAGGTTGCCGTGATTGCCCCAACTCTTCGACTCGTCGTTCTCCTCGTCCTCACGGATACCAGTGAGGTCACCAACCACAATCGTTCCAACATCTTCGTCTACACATCGCTGAACGATATGTTTGGAGAGGGTATGGAAGTAGTGGGTTCGGCGAGCGGACTTCTTCTGGTTCAACCGCGTGGCTTGCTCGGAACCAGAGTCATCACAGCGAGCGATACGCTTGCTGAAGTAGTAGTCGTCCTGCTTCAGGCAGTTCAGCGGGTACAGTTCGGCGTGACCGTCTTCGTAGGCGAGTGCGGCGAAGTTGTTGATGCCAAGGTCAACACCCACTGTCTTCTCACCCGGTGCTTCGGACACTTCGACCTCGACTTTACACACGAAGTGCAGTTCCCATTCATCCCCTGTCCAAACGGCCCTGACTTGTTGAACGCCCTCCACGGTGGAGAGGTCAATGTCGGGACGAGTTTGGTATTCGCAGAGGATGAAGTCCGACCAGTACTCCTTGAGGTTCGACCCTTTTGAGAGTCGAACGCGGTTGTACTGGGTGTCGAGTTTGAAACCAGCGGCTTTGAATGTGACTGTGGAACGTGGGTGTTTGTCGCCGTGTTTGCGGTAGCCGGGCGGGTTCGCGTTCGTATCTCCGTTGCGTCGTTTGCCGTACCAGCCGTTGAACGCTTCAGCGAGTTCTTGAAGAACGCGCTGTGCTCAATGAGCGAAGCTCATTGGCATCACGAGACGGCTTCGCCGTCTCGAACGAACTTGACTGAGAATGCAGGTCATCATAGCGTTCGTGGGACTTGAGGTAGGCGGTGAGTTCGTCGTGTTCGGGGATGTAGTCGATTTCATCCCAGATGCGACTGCACGTCCACCGTCCGACGTTCCAGAGTTTCGAGGCGGCGAACCCGAGCGAATCGAGGTCGTCTTGCACCTGTTGCTGGTTCCTGATGGAAGCAGTGTAGGTGCGGGTGACAACCTGTTTCGCCATACATAACCTATGTAGACAAACCTACTTGAAGGTGGGGATTACGCAGCGTGGAATATCCAGCTGTGCCATCGAACGGTGGACTGTGAAGGGTAGTATCGGATTCATCCCCGCGCTAACGCACGGGGCTTTCTCCTTGACTTTCCGTAAGCGGCGACCTGCTCTCGTCCTATACGAGCAGTTGCCTTTCTCGCGGTTGAGTTCGCATTCGTAGTCTTCCCCGAGAAAGAACAGTGGATTCTATACCAGATCCCGGCACTCAACGACTGATTGTTTATCAATGACACACTGATCTACTAGCTGTTTAAGGACCAGGCATTTATACAAGACGAATGTTTGAATCGAGTATGGATAAAATGGAGTTTGATCGCTATGGGCGCTGATAGACAGACGATCGGGTACTCGAATGCCGGAACGACGATGGGATCGTTCATTACGGACCCCGACGGCCTCGAGCGAGCGCACTCGCGGATCGTCGACGATATCCGAACGACGGTGGACAACGCGGGCGCACAGGGTGCCGTGGTCGCGATGAGCGGTGGGATCGATTCCACCGTCACGGCGGCGCTGGCCGTCGAAGCACTCGGCAGTGACCGCGTGCTCGGGCTGGGGCTGCCCTGTCACAAGAGCGAACACCCCGGCGTCAGCGAGGCCCGGACTATCGCGGACGGGCTGGGCATCGAGTTTACCGAGATCCAGCTCCGACCGTTGCTCGAAGCGTTCGAGGAGACGGCGGCGTGTGCCCTCGAGGCCGACGTCGAGACGGACGAGGACGGGCGGCCACACGAGCGCAACCACGCGCTCGGGAACGTGATCGCGCGACTGCGGATGTGCTGTGCGTACTACACGGCGAACCGCCAGCAGCGACTCGTCCTCGGGACGGCGAACCGCTCGGAGTGGCTGCTCGGCTACTTTACGAAGTACGGCGACGGCGCGGCCGATACGTATCCGCTCGGTGACCTCTACAAAACGGAGGTGCGAGCGCTCGCGACACGGATCGGCGTGCCACGCCGGATCGTCAATAAAGAGCCGACGGCTGGGTTCTGGGCCGACCAGACCGACGCCGACGAACTCGGCGCGTCCTACGACGTGATCGACCCGCTGTTACAGCGGCTCGTCGATGATGGTAAGTCGATCCCCGAGGCCGCGGCGGCACTCGGTATCGACCACGAAACGGCACGCTCGCTCGCGTGGCTGTGCGCCGAAACGCAACACAAACGAATCACGCCGCCGACACCCGGCATCGGCGATCGGGACGTCAGCACCAGCCGATAGCGTACTGGCTGTCAGGCGATATCTCTTACTTGAGTCGCCGAAAACGGGTGGACGCACGATATCTCGCGTATCGTCCGCTCAGGTGCTGGCTTCGATGCGATACAGATTCGGGTTCCGCCACCAGAACAGCCCCCACGACAGCATGAATCCGGCAGCCATCGCGGTAATATCCTGGATGAATCGGGGGAGACCGATATCGATGACCGCGACGAGTGCGATCGCCGAGCCGATCGCCGCACCGACAACGACGAACACCAGATCACCGGCGATGTGTTCTTGGCTCTGCTCCCAGTATGGCTGACGTTCTTCGTCGTACCAGACGCCGATGTAGATCAACACCGGCGCCATCGACGTGATGAGTGTAATGACGTGGTACTGTTCGGGAACTCCGATCCGCTCGAGCACGGCGACGTTGAGAACGTTCGCGACGATCATCATCGCGAACAATCCGACCAACAACCAGCCCCACCGCGGGAGCCGTTCTTTGTCCATGCTCGAAGACGGGTACCGCCGCAAAATAATCTGCCGCTCGCGCTCGGTTACTCCGCGCAGCAGGCGTCCTTTTTCGGGGACTCGTCGACGCCGTTGCCGTCGGCTGCGACCGGTTCCTCGAGTCGATAGAGACTCTGCCGAGCGTCCGCAAAGTAGATATCCTCGTCGACCATTCCGATTCCTTCTAGGCGTTCGAGTGCGTACCGGACGGTCCGGGCCGAAAGCATCGATTCTTCGACGATCTGTTTCTGGGTCAACGGCCCATCGTACTCGAGAACCTTGAAGACGAGTTTGGCGCTCGGTGGCAAGTCTTCGATGTCCTCCCCGTCGGTCTCTGCCATACTACGAATCGAACGTCCCCAGCGTCATAAAAGTTGAGCCTTACGAGGAGTTCTTGACATGAAAAATTCCGAGACTTTGTGGCTGGTAAAGTACGACGAGAACGCTCGTACAGCCGCATATCCTGTCCTGACTGGCTGGTCAGATAGTGGCGGATCTGCACCAACCGAGAACCTCGCTGCCGGCTCCGGTGGCGTCATCCTTCGCCGATCATCCGGTCTTCGTCTTCCCACTCCTGCTGGCGCAGTTCATACTTCTGGGTCTTGCCAGTCGCCGTCTTCGGCAGCTCCTTGACGTACTCGATCCGACGGACGACCTTGTAGCTCGCCAGTTGCTCGCGCGAGAACGCGGTCAGTTCGTCCGCCGACACGGGTGGGTCGTTCGGATCGCCGTTTGCGGGCACGACGAACGCCTTCGGCGTCTCACCCCACTCGTCGCTGGGTGCCGGGATGACGGCCACGTCAGCGACCGCGTCGTGGTCGAACAGCGTGTCCTCGAGTTCGATGCTCGAGATGTTCTCCCCGCCAGAGATGATGATGTCTTTCTTGCGGTCACGGAGGGCGATCATGCCGTTCTCGTCGACCGTCGCGAGGTCGCCCATGTGGTAGTAGCCCTCGAGGCGGTCGTTGAACGCCTCTTCGGTCTCCTCGGGTTTGTTCCAGTAGTGGTCCATCACCTGGTTGCCACGGACGACGACCTCGCCGAGCGTCTGGTCGTCGTGTGGGACGTCGTCGCCATCCTCGTCGACGACGCGAACGTCGGTGCCGAGGACGCCCATTCCCTGCCGTTTCTTGATCTCGAAGCGGTTCTCGTCGTCGATGAGGCGCTTGGCGTCGGAGATCGTAATGAGCGGACCGGTCTCGGTCGCGCCATAGAGGTGCTTGAGATACCAGTCGAACTCGTCTTCGACGGCGCGGATCGTCGCCTCTGGTGGCGCGCTGCCGGCCGTGGTCACGCGAACCTGATTGTCGCCGCTCATCTCGGGCTCGTCGTGTGCCTCGTAGTAGTCGATCAGCTGGTTGAGCACCGCCGGTGCGGCACAGAGGATCGACACGTCCTCGGACGTGATCGAATCGACGACGTCGTCGGCGTTGACACCGCGCGTACAGACGTGGGTCGCACCCATCCCGGTCACCGCGTAGATGTGCCCCCAGCCGTTGACGTGGAACATCGGCAACGTCCACAGATAGACGTCGTCGTCGGTGATCTCGTGGTAAATCGTCATCAGATAGGAGTGGATGGTCTCCGTGCGGTGTGTCCGACAGACCCCCTTCGGATCGCCCGTCGTCCCCGAGGTGTAGTTGATCGTGATGATCTCGTCTTCGTCCATCTCGGGCTGGTCGAACGCGGTGCCCGCGTCCTCGAGGACGGTCTCGAAGTCTTCCCACTCCCCGTCGACGACGTCGGCGTCGTTCGTGATGAACGTCTCCGTGGGCACGTCGTCCCGAATCGCCTCGACCTTCTCTGCGTGTTCGTAATCCGCGTAGATCGCGTCGACGCCCGCATCCGAGAGGATGTACTCGTAATCGTCGGGCGTGAGCCGATAGTTCAGCGGCGTAAACACCGCGCCGATCTGCATTGCCCCGTAGGCCGCCTCGAGGTGGTAGTGTGTGTTCGGATCGAGCACGGCCACCCGGTCCCCTTTCTCGATACCCCGCTCCTGGAGCGCCGCCGAAAATCGGTCGACGCGCTCACCGAGTTCGTCGTACGTGAATCGATCACCATCGACGCCGATGACGGCTTCCTCGTCGCCGTAGTACGTCCGCGCTTGCTCGAGGAAGTCCGTGACGATGAGTGGTGTTTCCATACATGGCAGGCTTTCGCCACCTCTTTGATACATATTTTGATTACAGACTCCCCGGAGACGCCACGACGTACCCGACTCTTCGGACTGGACCACGATACAAACGGTGTCGACGCTGGCCGACCGTCTCTGAGTCGAGTCACACCGGCTCGACCACTCGAGCCGTCCGGAACCGATCAGAGTTTCTTCCAGACGTCTTCGTCGTCGTCGAACCCACCCTCGTCGGGATCGCCGAACTCGTCTCTCCCTTCGAGCTCTAACTCGTCGGGCGAAAACGTCGGTTCTTCGTCGGCCGGCCGGGACTGTTTCTGGAGGTTCAGCTCCGGCCACGCGGTCTCCTCCCAGAGCCCGCGCTCGCTGTAGTAGTAGACGACGTCGTCGCCGACGACGGCGAACAGCCCGCGCTGGCGGTCGTGGACGACGCGTTTGTTCGTGTCAATCGCGACGTCGACGACGTCCTCGAGTGTATCGAGCGAGATGTGGTAGTCGCCGACCCACATCGGAATCGAGCCACGCGAGATCCACTCGGCGTAGCGCTGTTCGTGGACCGCACGCCGAGCGGCCTCCTCGTCGACCGGGGCTCGCCGCGCGACGAACGCGGCCCCCACGAGTGCGAACGTCCCCAGCAGTGAGAGCCCGGCGATCGTTCCGAGACTCCGCGATTCGGTGGTCTGTTGGGTGCCCGTCTGATAGGTATGGCTCTCTGACACCGACAGCGACTCAGCCAGCCAGTAGGCGTCGTCGGTCACCTGAAACGCCGTCGACGCCTGCTGTGTGCCCTGACTTCTCCCGGTGTCGTACTCGACACGGAACGCCAACTCGAGGTCGACCGAGCCGACGCCCGAGAGTTCTCGCTCGAGTTGGCGCTGGCGGTCGCGGTAGGAGTCGACGTCGATCGTCGCCGTCGACGTTGCGACGCCGTCCTCGACGGGTGGCGATTCGTCGATGACGGTGTGGGTCTCGTTCCAGAACGACTCGCCGTCTCTGGTCGCGTCGAACCGAAGGATCAGTTCGTGGTGGACGTCGGCGTCGTCGATCGCCCCCTCGGTCTCGTCTCGCAGGCTGGTCTCGGGCTCGAGGGTGAGCTCCGGCGTGGCGTTGCGCACGTAGACGCCGCTGTTCTCGAGGCGGTCGCCCTCGCTCCAGAGTTCGCCGTCCCGCACGACGACGGCACTCGTCCCGACGTTGCTTTCGACGTGTTCGTCGCCGTACTGCGTGGTCGTCTCCGTCGTCGGATTCGCAACGGCCCAGCCCGTCGCGCCGAGTGCAAGCGCACCGACGACGATCAGTGCAATCGTGATTAGGCGACCGTACTGGGCGAGTACTAACTCGAGTCGTGGATTATCGATCACTGTTCGGATACCCCCGTCGACCGGCCCCACCGGTTTGCTCCCCTCCCTAATCCGTATCCGACCTGTTACAACGGATCGGAGAGCGGACTCACATGCGTACATTCACTTTTTGCAACCATTATAACGATGTCGGCCACCTCTGCCCGAGCAGGCGGTCAGAGCCACTTCCGAAGCTTTCGCTCGAGTCGAGTCGACAGCGGAACGTGTGTGCCGGCGGAGCGAAGGCGCAAATCACCGCGGCCGAACACGACGAGGACGATTACGACGGCAACCCCGACGATGACTCCGTTGACGGCGGCGATCGCGACGAGGGGATGAAGCCCGTGGAGCCAGACTAAAAGCGCCGGCGGCAACACAGCGAGATAGCGGTACTCGCCGACATGGCGGGTGTACTGGCCGGTCGTCTCAGGTGCCGTCAGCGAGACCGTCGTCTCTCCGCTCGAGCGAATCCCGACCGTCTGCCAGGGTGGGTCCGTCTCGACGTTGTTACTTCTGGCTTCGTGGACGACGACGATTGGGAGGTAGCCCGCGTTATCGATCGTCCGTGTGAGTTCGCCCGTCTCACCGGGGGCGAGGATCTGTGGATTATCCTCGGGCGTTTCGGTACTCACGACTTCGTACTCGGTGGTACCCGACGGCACGACCATCGCTGCGGTCGCGAACGTCACGAACACGAGCAAGACCAGCCCGAGCGTCGTCCAGAACGCGAGCACGTTCTCCCGAGAGCGCGAGCGCCGCTTCTCGCGTCGTGCAGGCCCGATTCGCTCGAGGAGCACGCCGAACCCGAGCAGGGCGATGCCGACGGCGACCAGCAGCGAGCCGGTCCCCTCCGAGTCGGGCGACGTTGTCAGCCCGAGAATCGGGCCGATCGTCCCGACAGCTGCTGCTGCAGTGTTCTGAACACCCATGATGGCCGTCCCAAGGTGTGGGATCGTGACGACCTCGCCGTTTACCTGCCATGCTTTGGCAACGATCTGGCCGTCCGTGACGTGGGGTTCGCCGCCGTCTTGGTCGGTAAACGGGTTGGCGTCGCCTTTCGTGATGTATCCTTCACTGGTCTCGCCGACGACGCGATGAGTTGTCAGCCCGCCGCCGTGAAGCTCTCGCGCGTCGAAGACGACCACATCACCGTCCGCGACCGACCCCGAAACGGCGGTCGGGATCGCGACGAAGCCGTCGCCGGCGTTCATCGTCGGCTCCATACTGCCCGTCGCGACGTACCCGAGCAGGATCGGCTGTCCCAGTAGCTGGCCGACCAGCAACAACACGATGGCAAGTGCGACGACGACACCGAACACTCGCTTGAGGAGCGTCGTTGACGTCATTGGCTCGTCCTACGGACGTTCATGGAAACCTGATTGTTCAACTATACTGATATTCGGAGTCGATCATCTTAAACACCTTGTGAGGTGTCTCAAGTCGCCACGCTTACCTCGAGACGAGCGCCCACCGGCGGTTCGCCGCGGCTGCCAAGAACAGGAACCCGGCAGTCATCGGTGGGGCGAGCGCTGCCGTCGTCGCCGCCGAGAGTTCGCGGTTCTGAAGCGTGAACGGCTCTGGTTCCTCGACCGTAATCGAGCCCGCCTTGACGCCACTGACCGCGATCGCGTACGTGCCGGGCTCGGTGAACTGCCGGTCGAACGTCACCATCCGCTCCGAGTTCGGCTCGAGCGTCACCGTTCGCGTATCGACGACGATGCCGTCGACGGCGAGCTCGAGGGTGCGATCGACTCGCCTCTCCGTGGGGTTCCTCACCGTCGCCTCGACCGTCGTCGTCTCGCCCACCGTGAGTTCGCTGTCGGCAACCGAGGCGTCGAGCACGTCGATCGGCGGCCCCTCGGCGGTGACCGATTCGGTCCGCCCGTCGACGCCGATCTCGTACGTGCCGGGCCACTGTAGCTCCCGTTCGAAGACCACCGAGGTCGTCTCGCCGGGGCCGATCTCGAATGTTTTCGTGTCGACGGTGATGCCATCGACGGTCAACGTGGCCGTCCGCTGTCTCGTC belongs to Natronorubrum aibiense and includes:
- a CDS encoding globin-coupled sensor protein — encoded protein: MDPEQTFGQGGLNHFLSVDELVDRIGLDNDEIAWRKEFVGFDEEDEQRLADLETLLRENQDEIADDFYDKILQYKQTRAVINRSPKDVPALKQTQRAYMVSLSTGDYDQSFFANRARVGKLHEILDMPLKHYVGQYGVYYTLLLDRLNERAQRQVVDAIEEWVEEQESEGGGIGGFVSALGFGGDDDDDGLEESFEATVRDAVDDGMMDVLSLLRIINLDMQIATDTYVDSYAKRLEDSIERRQRLAREVEEDVQGPIEELHNASEVIAGRAQTISSHTNAQARNTNQAATELGELSAAIEEVASVADDVRSESERAERLTADGVEAADDALDELEAIEDATEDVTKSADDLESRTEEIDAVLERLDDVAERTTVLAKNAKIEASRSEGANAGTMGVIANEVESFAEQTKRDLAAIEDAVEGVRRDAMKTVETTEETAERIDDGTDRVRETMDSLEEIHDAVDQTASKMEDIAAATDQQARNVETAATTVEDISQTANQVADATESVAAASEEQTASLQSVGETVSRLTEGDDEDEDDRPVYEQVQ
- a CDS encoding PINc/VapC family ATPase, with amino-acid sequence MHVVPDTSVVIDGRVSATIDDGQFEGATISVPEAVVAELEAQANDGIDSGWDGLEELQRLAALADEGVIALEYIGERPDAIERGHAAEGEIDALIRDLAEDLEATFLTSDVVQAEVAKAKGLDVEHVSPEVRKVGTLTVENYFDDQTMSVHLKTDTVPMAKRGELGEMRYEQIADEPLDEATMDEYAREIVDGAKESPEGFIELSEPGMKIVQFRDYRIAIGRPPFADGIEITAVRPIAQTDIEDYEKADELKERLLERQRGVLISGAPGAGKSTFAQAVARYISEHDYAVKTMEKPRDLQVGPEITQYTELGGEMAKTADALLMVRPDYTIYDEVRKTDDFEVFADMRLAGVGMIGVVHATRPIDALQRLVGRVELGMIPQVVDTVVYIEAGEVNTVYDVKTEVKVPAGLTEEDLARPVIQVTNFETGDPEYEIYTFNRQVVTVPLKDEEGGPGSESGVDRIAKSEIEREIRSIARGYVDVELKSQNKAVVYVEEDDISSVIGKGGGRITDVENRLGIDIDVRTHDENPNYGAGGGASAGGGGGQRGGGQPAGQMVTPEITSRHVVVPVDGNHGETVEVQAGGEYLFTATVSRGGEIQVSRGSAIADELEQAIDRKEPITVVPS
- a CDS encoding NAD+ synthase; this translates as MGADRQTIGYSNAGTTMGSFITDPDGLERAHSRIVDDIRTTVDNAGAQGAVVAMSGGIDSTVTAALAVEALGSDRVLGLGLPCHKSEHPGVSEARTIADGLGIEFTEIQLRPLLEAFEETAACALEADVETDEDGRPHERNHALGNVIARLRMCCAYYTANRQQRLVLGTANRSEWLLGYFTKYGDGAADTYPLGDLYKTEVRALATRIGVPRRIVNKEPTAGFWADQTDADELGASYDVIDPLLQRLVDDGKSIPEAAAALGIDHETARSLAWLCAETQHKRITPPTPGIGDRDVSTSR
- a CDS encoding MarR family transcriptional regulator; its protein translation is MAETDGEDIEDLPPSAKLVFKVLEYDGPLTQKQIVEESMLSARTVRYALERLEGIGMVDEDIYFADARQSLYRLEEPVAADGNGVDESPKKDACCAE
- a CDS encoding long-chain-fatty-acid--CoA ligase, coding for METPLIVTDFLEQARTYYGDEEAVIGVDGDRFTYDELGERVDRFSAALQERGIEKGDRVAVLDPNTHYHLEAAYGAMQIGAVFTPLNYRLTPDDYEYILSDAGVDAIYADYEHAEKVEAIRDDVPTETFITNDADVVDGEWEDFETVLEDAGTAFDQPEMDEDEIITINYTSGTTGDPKGVCRTHRTETIHSYLMTIYHEITDDDVYLWTLPMFHVNGWGHIYAVTGMGATHVCTRGVNADDVVDSITSEDVSILCAAPAVLNQLIDYYEAHDEPEMSGDNQVRVTTAGSAPPEATIRAVEDEFDWYLKHLYGATETGPLITISDAKRLIDDENRFEIKKRQGMGVLGTDVRVVDEDGDDVPHDDQTLGEVVVRGNQVMDHYWNKPEETEEAFNDRLEGYYHMGDLATVDENGMIALRDRKKDIIISGGENISSIELEDTLFDHDAVADVAVIPAPSDEWGETPKAFVVPANGDPNDPPVSADELTAFSREQLASYKVVRRIEYVKELPKTATGKTQKYELRQQEWEDEDRMIGEG
- a CDS encoding DUF5305 domain-containing protein encodes the protein MIDNPRLELVLAQYGRLITIALIVVGALALGATGWAVANPTTETTTQYGDEHVESNVGTSAVVVRDGELWSEGDRLENSGVYVRNATPELTLEPETSLRDETEGAIDDADVHHELILRFDATRDGESFWNETHTVIDESPPVEDGVATSTATIDVDSYRDRQRQLERELSGVGSVDLELAFRVEYDTGRSQGTQQASTAFQVTDDAYWLAESLSVSESHTYQTGTQQTTESRSLGTIAGLSLLGTFALVGAAFVARRAPVDEEAARRAVHEQRYAEWISRGSIPMWVGDYHISLDTLEDVVDVAIDTNKRVVHDRQRGLFAVVGDDVVYYYSERGLWEETAWPELNLQKQSRPADEEPTFSPDELELEGRDEFGDPDEGGFDDDEDVWKKL
- a CDS encoding signal peptidase I, producing MTSTTLLKRVFGVVVALAIVLLLVGQLLGQPILLGYVATGSMEPTMNAGDGFVAIPTAVSGSVADGDVVVFDARELHGGGLTTHRVVGETSEGYITKGDANPFTDQDGGEPHVTDGQIVAKAWQVNGEVVTIPHLGTAIMGVQNTAAAAVGTIGPILGLTTSPDSEGTGSLLVAVGIALLGFGVLLERIGPARREKRRSRSRENVLAFWTTLGLVLLVFVTFATAAMVVPSGTTEYEVVSTETPEDNPQILAPGETGELTRTIDNAGYLPIVVVHEARSNNVETDPPWQTVGIRSSGETTVSLTAPETTGQYTRHVGEYRYLAVLPPALLVWLHGLHPLVAIAAVNGVIVGVAVVIVLVVFGRGDLRLRSAGTHVPLSTRLERKLRKWL